From Hemitrygon akajei chromosome 19, sHemAka1.3, whole genome shotgun sequence, the proteins below share one genomic window:
- the LOC140741806 gene encoding uncharacterized protein, which translates to MSTRSSIKSLSKSSSSCDRGSRASSKATQARAKAEAAKVRARFAKEELEVKMKAAAREAENQKEKAAREAEAAAREAENQKEKAAREAEAAAREAENELERKRVEARLEALKLEREAAAAEVEAELIEDAEEMHDPKDGKSTSEKIGLERTRDYVQSQMEWKTLSSSPYLFDNVPLHEESWRGPTASRPSEEDNLPSQLRDEPRNARAHDKYFSTPNLPDLGRREAKTESRPANPITDVRPQSCTCGHVPSARTPPADESAARYFARRDLVTSGLYRFDDKPENYRAWYSTFTNAIDGFQLRATQELDLMAKWLGKESCEQVRRMRSVYINKPELALKKAWERLQEGYGAPEIIEAALCQRLGNFPKVSAKDHTKLREFGDLLLEIQGAKEDGHSAGLVYLDTPTGIRQLVDKLPFGLQDRWLSVASDYKEEHEGQFPPFEYFTRFVCKEAKKRNDPSLIGPGSSTIYTKPDKSTSNNSNITKPVSALKTEVLTTNNDPSKNCPLHNKPHPLKRCRTFREKPLEEKKALLEEKGICFRCCSSTSHCARECTIAVKCLECDSTNHDWAMHPGPSPQTDNAPSPPQQDGGEGEAHSRTTVVSSSCTEVCGQAQASRSCSKICLTKVYPKGAKDKAIKAYVILDDQSNRSLVSPKFFNLFNIESEQFPYYLRTCSGNMKTYGRRAEGFQIESLDGKVLICLPPLVECEKILNNRTEIPTPSAVLHQPHLHHIAKYIPELDPEAEILLLLGRDVLRVHKVRQQVNGPHDAPFAQRLDLGWVVIGEVCPGNEHKSTANTLKTNVLESSRHTILQPRTSSMCVQEAPQGFNKRKVTDETLGQSVFAQKEHDNKLAPSAQDATILKTEDTKVFRDKANSGVAPLPFREPRQCLPNNKEQAVKRFTPLQKTTKRRPEMQQSIRSTHEVLGTPMAEVTAIMNARPLLPVSSDPENPFILSPSMLLTQKAGAAPPPGDFSDKDLYTKQWRRDLQVGDLVLLKDKQIAGNCWPMARITATFPSRDGHVREVELKTTDQGDGKIYQRPVTEVILLLPND; encoded by the coding sequence atgtcaacccgatccagcatcaagtcgttgtcaaagtcatcgtcatcctgcgacaggggcagtagggcatcaagtaaggccacccaagcaagagcgaaagcagaagccgccaaggtgcgagcgcgctttgccaaagaagaattagaagtaaagatgaaagcggctgccagagaagccgaaaaccagaaggaaaaggctgccagagaagccgaagcggctgccagagaagccgaaaaccagaaggaaaaggccgccagagaagccgaagcggctgccagagaagccgaaaacgaattggaaaggaaaagggtagaggcacggttagaagcgctgaagctagaacgagaagcagcagctgccgaggtggaagcagagttaatagaagacgccgaagaaatgcatgatccgaaggacggaaaatctacctcagaaaagatcggattggaacgtacaagggactatgtccaatctcaaatggaatggaagactctttcttcctctccttacttattcgataacgtcccacttcacgaggagtcttggagaggcccgacggcatcacgtccatccgaggaagataatttaccctcgcaactccgcgatgaacccaggaatgcaagggctcatgacaagtacttctcgacaccgaacttaccggatttggggagaagagaggcaaagactgagtccagaccagcaaatcccataacagatgtacgccctcagtcatgtacctgtggacatgttccctcagcccgcacgccaccTGCAGATGAATCCgcagcacggtatttcgcacgacgggatctcgtcacttcaggactataccggtTTGACGATAAAcccgaaaattaccgtgcatggtactccactttcaccaacgctatcgacggattccagctcagagcaacccaggagttggatcttatggcaaaatggctgggaaaagaatcatgcgaacaggtgagacgcatgcgttcagtgtacatcaacaaacccgagctagcattgaagaaagcatgggagagacttcaggagggctacggagcccccgaaattattgaggcggcgctatgccaacgtttgggaaattttcctaaggtgtcagccaaggaccacaccaagctaagagaatttggagatttactcttggagattcaaggcgccaaagaagatggccactcagctggtctagtatacctagacactccaaccgggattagacaactcgtggacaaacttccatttgggctgcaggacaggtggttgtccgttgcctcagattacaaggaagaacacgaaggtcaattccctcccttcgagtatttcaccaggttcgtgtgcaaggaggcgaagaagcgaaacgatcctagcctcataggtccaggaagcagtacaatttacaccaagccagataaatccacttcgaataattccaacattactaaaccagtctcagcgcttaagactgaagtccttacaactaacaacgaccctagcaagaattgtccattgcataacaaaccccaccccctcaaaagatgcagaacgtttagggaaaaacccctcgaagagaagaaggccctcctcgaggagaaaggaatatgctttagatgctgttcctcgacctctcactgtgcgagagagtgtacgatcgccgtgaagtgcctggaatgtgatagcactaatcacgactgggccatgcatcctggcccgtcaccgcaaaccgacaacgctccttcacccccacaacaggacggcggggagggagaagctcactccaggacaactgttgtcagctcgagctgtacggaagtttgcggtcaagctcaggcaagccgttcttgttcaaagatctgtctcactaaggtgtaccctaagggagccaaagacaaggccatcaaagcctacgtaattctggacgatcagagcaaccgctcgctagtcagtccaaagttctttaacttgttcaacattgagagtgagcagttcccatactaccttagaacttgctcaggcaacatgaaaacttacggaaggagggccgaaggcttccagatcgagtccctggatggtaaagtcctcatctgtctccccccactcgtagagtgcgagaaaatcttgaataaccgcactgagatcccgacaccaagtgcggtgctacaccaaccacatctccaccacatcgccaaatacatcccagagctggatccagaagcagaaatactcctgctattagggagggatgttctccgggtacacaaggttaggcagcaggtcaatggaccacacgacgccccctttgcccaacgcctggatctgggctgggtggtgataggagaggtgtgccctggcaacgaacacaaatcaacggctaacacactcaagaccaatgtgctagagagtagccgccatacgattcttcaaccccgcacaagttccatgtgcgtccaggaagcaccacaaggctttaacaagcgcaaagtaactgacgagacgctcggtcagtctgtctttgctcaaaaggagcatgataataaactcgctccatcggctcaagatgccaccatcttaaaaacggaggacaccaaggtcttcagagacaaagcaaatagtggggtcgccccactacctttcagagaaccacgccagtgcttgccaaacaacaaagagcaggcagtcaagcggttcacgcccttgcaaaaaaccacgaaaaggagacctgagatgcagcaaagcatccgatcgacccacgaggtactgggcacaccaatggcagaggtcacagccattatgaatgcacgaccactcctacccgtgtcttctgacccggaaaaccccttcatactgtcgccatcaatgctccttacgcagaaggcaggagctgcccctccaccaggggacttctccgataaggacctgtacacaaagcaatggagaagggaccttcaagttggagatttagtcctgctcaaggacaagcaaatcgccggcaactgctggccaatggccagaatcactgccacattccctagtagggatggacatgtcagggaagtcgagttgaaaactactgaccaaggcgatgggaaaatttaccaaaggcctgttacagaagtcattctacttctacctaacgactga